The following nucleotide sequence is from Pedococcus aerophilus.
ACCCGGCCCGGCGCGAGGTCGACATGGTGTTCCAGTTCGAGCACGTCGGGCTCGACCACGGCGACCACAAGTGGGACCCGCGCACCCTCGACCTGCGTGACCTCAAGAAGTCCCTCGGGCGGTGGCAGGACGGGCTCGCCGAGACCGGCTGGAACTCCCTGTACTGGAACAACCACGACCAGCCGCGCGCGGTGTCGCGCTTCGGCTCCGACGCCCCCGAGCACCGGATCGCGTCCGCGAAGCTGCTCGGCACGGTCCTGCACCTGCACCGAGGCACGCCGTACGTCTACCAGGGCGAGGAGCTCGGCATGACGAACGTGCCGTTCCCGACCGCCGACGACTTCCTCGACATCGAGTCGGTGAACTACTACCGGGCCGCCGTCGCGTCGGGCTCGGACGCCGCATCGGTGCTCGACGCCCTGCGCACCGGCAGCCGCGACAACGCCCGCTCCCCCATGCAGTGGGACAGCACCGAGCACAGCGGATTCACCTCTGGCACACCGTGGTTCGGCGTCAACCCCAACTACACCGAGATCAACGCCGAGGCCGAGCTGGCTGACGACGACTCGGTGTTCCACCACTACCGACGCGTCATCGAGCTGCGGCACACCGAGCCGGCCGTCGGCCACGGCGACTTCCGCATGCTTGCCGCCGACCACCCCGAGCTGTACGCCTTCACCCGCGCCCACGACGGCGTCGAGCTGCTCGTCGTCGCGAACTTCTCCGACTCCGAGCTGGCGCTGGACGGGCCCGACGCGCTCGACGACCTCGACGGGTGGGCCGATGCGACCCTGCTGCTCGGCAACGTCGGCGACCCCACCTCGGTCACCGGGCCCCTGCGCGCGTGGGAGGCCCGCGTCCTGCGCCGCTGACCCCTTGGCCCCGGTTGCGCGTTCACGCAACCGGGGCGTCCGGCATTTCGAGGACACGCAGGCGCCGCACCTGTCACCATCGCAGCGTGATTCGAGCAGAACTGGGGTTGGGGGTCCTCGGGACGGCCCTGTGGATCTACTGTCTGCTGGACGTGATCATGGCGGACGAGTCCCGCATCCGGAACCTGGGGAAGTCGACGTGGATCTGGGTCGTGCTGGTGACCTCGGTCGTCGGTGCGGTGGCCTGGCTGGTGGCAGGCAAACCCGAGTCGACGTCGCGCGGGCTGCCCTACAAGGGGAACACCGGCGCAGACCGACGCACCGGCTTCACGGAATACGAACGGCCCGGCCGGTTCGTGGCGACCGACCCCGACGCCGACGCGGCGTTCCTCAAGCAGG
It contains:
- a CDS encoding alpha-glucosidase, producing the protein MTEAQWFREAVVYQIYPRSFQDSNGDGIGDLRGIIDRLDYLKTLGVDVLWLSPIYTSPQDDNGYDIADYQDIDPTFGTLADVDELIAQAHARGIRLVMDLVVNHTSDEHPWFVESRSSTDNPKRDWYWWRAPRETADGGTGAPTNWESFFSGPAWELDEATGEYYLHLFSRKQPDLNWENPEVREAVYAMMRWWLDRGVDGFRMDVINMISKVTSLPDGEPIPGDSGLGDGTQHFLNGPRIHEFLQEMHAAVFEGRAEKLLTVGETPGVTVDDAVLYTDPARREVDMVFQFEHVGLDHGDHKWDPRTLDLRDLKKSLGRWQDGLAETGWNSLYWNNHDQPRAVSRFGSDAPEHRIASAKLLGTVLHLHRGTPYVYQGEELGMTNVPFPTADDFLDIESVNYYRAAVASGSDAASVLDALRTGSRDNARSPMQWDSTEHSGFTSGTPWFGVNPNYTEINAEAELADDDSVFHHYRRVIELRHTEPAVGHGDFRMLAADHPELYAFTRAHDGVELLVVANFSDSELALDGPDALDDLDGWADATLLLGNVGDPTSVTGPLRAWEARVLRR
- a CDS encoding PLD nuclease N-terminal domain-containing protein gives rise to the protein MIRAELGLGVLGTALWIYCLLDVIMADESRIRNLGKSTWIWVVLVTSVVGAVAWLVAGKPESTSRGLPYKGNTGADRRTGFTEYERPGRFVATDPDADAAFLKQVRERAEAQRQEAKLQRLAREQREERERQEIREAHERRRLGPKEANPYTQPGDASQPSAPNDPTA